The Brassica napus cultivar Da-Ae unplaced genomic scaffold, Da-Ae ScsIHWf_1620;HRSCAF=2235, whole genome shotgun sequence genome has a segment encoding these proteins:
- the LOC106418020 gene encoding phenylacetaldehyde reductase-like translates to MSSEEEKTVCVTGASGYIASWIVKLLLLRGYTVKASVRDPNDPRKTEHLLALEGAKERLQLFKANLLEEGSFDSAIDGCQGVFHTASPFYHDVKDPQAELLDPAVKGTINVLSTCLKTPSVKRVVLTSSIASVAFNGMPRTPETIVDESWFADPEYCRAAKLWYVLSKTLAENAAWKFAKENDLQLVSINAAMVIGPLLQPTLNTSAAAVLSLIKGAQTFPNATFGWVNVKDVANAHIQAFENPTANGRYCLVERVAHYSEVVNILHDLYPDFQLPEKCADEKIYIPTYKVSKEKAESLGVEFVPLEVSIKETVESLQDKGFIRF, encoded by the exons ATGAGCAGCGAAGAAGAGAAGACGGTATGTGTGACGGGAGCTTCAGGTTACATCGCTTCGTGGATCGTTAAGCTTCTCCTTCTCCGGGGCTATACCGTTAAAGCCTCTGTCCGCGATCCAA ATGATCCGAGGAAAACAGAGCATTTGCTTGCACTAGAAGGTGCAAAGGAAAGGCTTCAACTGTTCAAAGCAAACTTGTTAGAAGAAGGCTCTTTCGATTCAGCGATTGATGGTTGCCAAGGAGTTTTCCACACCGCATCACCATTCTATCACGATGTCAAAGATCCTCAGGCTGAGTTACTTGATCCAGCGGTGAAAGGAACAATCAATGTTCTAAGCACTTGCTTGAAGACTCCCTCTGTTAAGAGAGTCGTCCTAACCTCATCTATAGCATCTGTTGCTTTCAATGGTATGCCTCGAACACCCGAAACCATTGTTGATGAATCTTGGTTCGCCGATCCTGAATATTGCAGAGCTGCCAag cTATGGTATGTACTATCCAAGACATTAGCTGAAAACGCAGCGTGGAAATTTGCCAAAGAGAACGATTTACAGTTGGTTTCGATAAATGCAGCAATGGTGATCGGTCCTCTTTTACAGCCAACGCTCAACACTAGTGCCGCCGCAGTTCTAAGCTTGATCAAAG GAGCACAGACGTTTCCTAATGCGACATTCGGGTGGGTTAACGTTAAAGATGTAGCTAACGCTCACATTCAAGCGTTTGAGAATCCAACTGCTAATGGAAGATACTGTTTAGTGGAGAGAGTTGCTCATTACTCTGAAGTTGTTAACATTTTACATGATCTTTACCCTGATTTCCAACTCCCTGAGAA GTGTGCTGATGAAAAGATATATATTCCAACATACAAAGTGTCTAAAGAGAAAGCAGAGTCTCTTGGGGTTGAGTTTGTGCCATTGGAGGTTAGCATAAAGGAGACTGTAGAGAGTTTGCAAGACAAAGGGTTCATCAGATTCTGA
- the LOC106417948 gene encoding probable sucrose-phosphatase 1, translated as MERLTSPPRLMIVSDLDDTMVEHRNDNDNHSLLRFNSLWEEAYRHDSLLVFSTGRAKTMYKKLRKERPLLTPDVIVTSVGTEISYGKSMVPDENWVEIMNNKWNRGIVEEETSKFPELTLQAETEQMPHKLSFHVDKSKVKEVTKELYQRLEKRGLEIKIIFSGGIALDVLPKGGGKGQALAYLLKKLNTEGKLPLNTLVCGDSGNDTELFTIPNVYGVMVSNAREELLEWYAENGKDNSNIIHASERCAGGIIEAIGHFKLGPKLSLRDVSDFLQCKSDNVNPGHAVVEFFLFYERWRRGEIENCEAYTKSLKASCDPAGVIVHPSGAEKSLRDTIDELGKYHGDKKDKKFRVWTDQVLATETTHGTWIVKLNKWEQTGNERKCCTTTVKFTSKENEGFVWENVQQTWSEESEVKDDSNWII; from the exons ATGGAGCGGTTGACATCTCCTCCTCGTCTCATGATAGTCTCAGATCTTGATGATACAATG GTTGAACATCGCAATGATAATGATAATCACTCTTTGTTGAGGTTCAACTCATTGTGGGAGGAAGCTTATCGCCATGACTCTCTTCTTGTTTTCTCAACGGGAAGAGCAAAAACAATGTACAAGAAACTGAGGAAAGAGAGACCATTGTTAACTCCTGATGTTATCGTTACATCCGTAGGAACTGAGATATCATATGGTAAATCAATGGTTCCCGATGAGAACTGGGTTGAGATCATGAACAATAAATGGAACCGAGGAATTGTCGAAGAAGAAACCAGCAAGTTCCCTGAGTTAACTCTTCAG GCAGAAACTGAGCAGATGCCTCACAAGCTTAGCTTTCACGTTGACAAAAGTAAAGTCAAGGAAGTAACCAAGGAGCTATATCAACGGTTGGAGAAACGCGGG TTGGAGATCAAAATAATCTTCAGTGGAGGAATAGCTCTAGATGTTTTGCCAAAAGGTGGAGGAAAAGGACAAGCTCTTGCTTATCTTCTAAAGAAGCTCAATACTGAAGGGAAACTTCCTCTTAATACTCTTGTTTGTGGTGACTCCGGAAACGATACTGAACTATTTACTATTCCTAATGTCTATGGTGTCATG GTAAGCAATGCACGAGAAGAGTTGTTGGAGTGGTATGCTGAAAACGGGAAAGACAATTCGAACATAATCCATGCGAGTGAGAGGTGTGCGGGTGGGATTATAGAAGCGATAGGCCATTTTAAGCTCGGCCCCAAACTTTCTCTGAGAGATGTGTCTGACTTCTTGCAGTGCAAGTCGGATAATGTGAACCCGGGTCATGCAGTTGTGGAGTTTTTCTTGTTCTATGAGAGATGGAGACGAGGTGAAATTGAGAATTGTGAAGCATACACAAAAAGTCTTAAAGCTTCATGT GATCCTGCTGGTGTCATTGTTCATCCATCTGGTGCTGAAAAATCACTCAGAGACACTATTGACGAGCTTGGGAAGTACCATGGGGACAAAAAAGACAAGAAGTTCCGGGTTTGGACAGATCAGGTTCTGGCAACAGAAACTACTCATGGGACTTGGATTGTAAAGCTTAATAAATGGGAACAAACTG GGAATGAAAGGAAATGCTGCACAACAACCGTCAAATTCACCTCAAAG GAAAATGAAGGGTTTGTGTGGGAAAATGTGCAGCAAACATGGTCGGAAGAATCAGAGGTGAAAGATGATAGCAACTGGATAATCTGA